From the genome of Biomphalaria glabrata chromosome 17, xgBioGlab47.1, whole genome shotgun sequence, one region includes:
- the LOC106063640 gene encoding uncharacterized protein LOC106063640 isoform X1, with amino-acid sequence MMGGVSAAYLAGKFGRVKIIMKSVRAVVSLCMTSFILIAISIVPPNDGSILSNLEVRARLKKCLSEPEVYTNIPTGSTFPSVDVTSSDTNCRSVINRYLAGEGRALYLGLEEQDTYAPSPPAIKKAPLIDQALIKLSEGEDEQSHPSRQHGSDYWQAMAVNYLDAIGKRHLSELATHTNSLRPSVKTNPLSQTNFKLDKEFWDTYVLGDHPPSLSEWDKAESIPSKREQFSIDALRKTLADMVWEQKARKVAGNREILFNSMLRDGR; translated from the coding sequence ggtCAAAATCATAATGAAAAGTGTACGAGCAGTAGTCTCCCTTTGCATGACGTCTTTCATCCTTATAGCAATATCTATTGTTCCACCAAACGACGGGAGTATTCTTAGTAACCTGGAGGTCAGGGCCAGGCTAAAAAAATGTCTGTCCGAACCGGAAGTTTACACAAACATCCCCACTGGATCCACCTTCCCATCCGTCGACGTAACATCATCCGACACGAACTGTCGCAGCGTCATTAACAGGTATCTCGCTGGCGAAGGCAGGGCGCTCTATCTTGGATTAGAAGAGCAGGACACATACGCGCCCTCACCGCCAGCAATTAAGAAAGCCCCACTCATCGACCAAGCCCTAATCAAATTAAGTGAGGGGGAGGATGAACAGTCGCACCCGTCGAGGCAACACGGCTCGGATTATTGGCAAGCGATGGCGGTCAACTATCTGGACGCCATTGGTAAGCGTCACTTGTCGGAACTTGCTACACACACGAACTCACTTCGCCCTAGCGTGAAAACTAACCCCCTGAGTCAGACGAACTTTAAACTTGACAAGGAATTCTGGGATACATACGTCCTTGGTGACCACCCGCCTAGCTTGTCTGAGTGGGACAAGGCGGAGTCTATACCAAGTAAGAGAGAACAGTTCTCCATTGATGCCCTCAGGAAAACACTCGCGGACATGGTGTGGGAACAAAAAGCCAGAAAAGTTGCTGGAAACagagaaattttatttaactctatGTTAAGAGACGGGAGATAA
- the LOC106063640 gene encoding uncharacterized protein LOC106063640 isoform X2 produces MKSVRAVVSLCMTSFILIAISIVPPNDGSILSNLEVRARLKKCLSEPEVYTNIPTGSTFPSVDVTSSDTNCRSVINRYLAGEGRALYLGLEEQDTYAPSPPAIKKAPLIDQALIKLSEGEDEQSHPSRQHGSDYWQAMAVNYLDAIGKRHLSELATHTNSLRPSVKTNPLSQTNFKLDKEFWDTYVLGDHPPSLSEWDKAESIPSKREQFSIDALRKTLADMVWEQKARKVAGNREILFNSMLRDGR; encoded by the coding sequence ATGAAAAGTGTACGAGCAGTAGTCTCCCTTTGCATGACGTCTTTCATCCTTATAGCAATATCTATTGTTCCACCAAACGACGGGAGTATTCTTAGTAACCTGGAGGTCAGGGCCAGGCTAAAAAAATGTCTGTCCGAACCGGAAGTTTACACAAACATCCCCACTGGATCCACCTTCCCATCCGTCGACGTAACATCATCCGACACGAACTGTCGCAGCGTCATTAACAGGTATCTCGCTGGCGAAGGCAGGGCGCTCTATCTTGGATTAGAAGAGCAGGACACATACGCGCCCTCACCGCCAGCAATTAAGAAAGCCCCACTCATCGACCAAGCCCTAATCAAATTAAGTGAGGGGGAGGATGAACAGTCGCACCCGTCGAGGCAACACGGCTCGGATTATTGGCAAGCGATGGCGGTCAACTATCTGGACGCCATTGGTAAGCGTCACTTGTCGGAACTTGCTACACACACGAACTCACTTCGCCCTAGCGTGAAAACTAACCCCCTGAGTCAGACGAACTTTAAACTTGACAAGGAATTCTGGGATACATACGTCCTTGGTGACCACCCGCCTAGCTTGTCTGAGTGGGACAAGGCGGAGTCTATACCAAGTAAGAGAGAACAGTTCTCCATTGATGCCCTCAGGAAAACACTCGCGGACATGGTGTGGGAACAAAAAGCCAGAAAAGTTGCTGGAAACagagaaattttatttaactctatGTTAAGAGACGGGAGATAA